In Stieleria varia, one genomic interval encodes:
- a CDS encoding ABC transporter permease, translated as MNSALLSLDSVLGTAGLDFASPAAFLSSPSMMVGQMTQWLPIWATPLYAIAISLLLGAVISIVFYAILAGLSFIPPLGKLADSSQRGVIASLVVGGVIAGFLCWQYVPGAGQYAGSLYLPLIAAGLVVGFATVYGMWHRTRVEWAGILSEGVSPYLLAVAGSFVVIGLIGSLWVATPMEFLRAIPEVHLVGDGTRTETLRIPPASESADGTFFKQDVQYDLTQLAEVTLLSDRTITIGDAADPADFTRPPTKVQADEKLSYRYEDRDTPPLPADSSKLFIQNQEVDEALVTMTFQTVPRIPQAVAFVSIAVGFFLMIAALVSFRQAAPRVWALALSTAKNEMAQMLYLILMILGVVGVVVFSIYPFNTLGDDIRMFKDSSVTLIMVLGMGLAVWSAGTSVSDEIEGRTALTVLSKPVSRRSFLLGKYAGIMMSVLVLFAVISTFMLILMSYKPIYDARESSLGTPMWQQGFEEIMATLPILGLYFMQTMVIAAIAVALATRVPLLANFITCLVIYVIGNLTQPLVASSQGNNELVAFVGNLIAVVVPNLNVFNVQSAMDAGNQVPIIYVAGAFNYLVYFAIAIWMLAMLLFEDRDLA; from the coding sequence ATGAACTCTGCCCTCCTGAGTCTCGATTCCGTCCTCGGCACTGCCGGGCTCGATTTTGCCTCCCCGGCTGCCTTTTTATCATCGCCCTCCATGATGGTTGGCCAGATGACACAGTGGTTGCCGATTTGGGCGACACCGCTCTATGCGATCGCGATCAGCCTGCTGTTGGGTGCAGTGATCAGCATTGTGTTCTACGCGATCTTGGCCGGACTTTCGTTCATCCCGCCACTTGGAAAACTGGCCGACTCGTCACAGCGGGGCGTGATCGCTTCGTTGGTTGTCGGCGGCGTGATCGCTGGATTTTTGTGTTGGCAGTACGTCCCCGGAGCAGGGCAGTATGCCGGGTCGTTGTATTTGCCGTTGATCGCTGCCGGGCTGGTGGTTGGTTTTGCGACAGTCTATGGAATGTGGCATCGCACCCGCGTCGAATGGGCGGGGATTCTCAGTGAAGGTGTTTCGCCGTACCTGCTGGCAGTTGCAGGTTCCTTTGTGGTTATCGGGTTGATCGGTTCATTGTGGGTCGCCACGCCGATGGAGTTTTTGCGTGCGATCCCAGAGGTCCACTTGGTGGGCGACGGAACTCGAACGGAGACGCTCAGGATTCCACCGGCCAGCGAGTCGGCCGACGGTACTTTCTTCAAGCAAGACGTTCAGTACGACCTGACGCAGTTGGCCGAAGTCACCTTGCTGTCGGACCGTACGATCACGATCGGCGACGCGGCCGACCCCGCGGATTTCACCCGCCCGCCGACCAAAGTCCAAGCAGACGAGAAGCTGAGCTATCGATACGAAGATCGTGACACGCCTCCGCTGCCAGCCGATTCATCGAAGCTGTTCATCCAGAACCAGGAAGTCGACGAAGCCTTGGTGACGATGACCTTCCAGACCGTCCCACGCATCCCGCAAGCGGTCGCGTTTGTCTCGATTGCGGTCGGTTTCTTTTTGATGATCGCCGCTCTCGTTTCGTTTCGCCAAGCGGCGCCGCGGGTTTGGGCACTCGCCCTGTCGACGGCAAAGAACGAGATGGCTCAGATGCTTTACCTGATCCTGATGATCTTGGGCGTCGTCGGAGTGGTCGTGTTCTCGATCTATCCCTTCAATACGCTGGGCGATGACATTCGCATGTTCAAGGACAGCAGCGTGACCTTGATCATGGTGCTCGGCATGGGCTTGGCCGTTTGGAGCGCCGGGACATCGGTCAGCGACGAAATCGAGGGGCGAACGGCGCTGACGGTGTTGAGCAAACCGGTCAGCCGACGCTCATTCCTATTGGGCAAGTATGCCGGGATCATGATGTCGGTCTTGGTGCTCTTTGCCGTGATCTCCACGTTCATGTTGATCCTGATGTCGTACAAGCCGATCTATGACGCTCGTGAGAGTTCGCTCGGTACCCCGATGTGGCAACAGGGGTTTGAGGAAATCATGGCGACGCTGCCCATCTTGGGGCTGTACTTCATGCAGACGATGGTCATCGCAGCGATTGCCGTCGCTCTGGCCACCAGGGTGCCGCTGCTGGCCAATTTCATCACCTGCCTAGTGATTTACGTCATCGGCAACCTGACTCAGCCATTGGTCGCATCCAGCCAAGGCAACAACGAACTGGTGGCATTCGTCGGAAATTTGATCGCCGTCGTGGTGCCCAATTTGAACGTTTTCAACGTTCAAAGCGCCATGGATGCAGGAAATCAGGTGCCTATCATCTACGTCGCGGGAGCTTTCAACTATCTTGTATACTTTGCGATCGCTATCTGGATGCTAGCGATGCTCCTTTTCGAAGACCGAGACTTGGCGTAA
- a CDS encoding ATP-binding cassette domain-containing protein translates to MNPLRMLTAPRREPEASGGLLFYVWAMLAGLLVPVLVVMVGLIALQLEKGGLSEPLARLGTHLWIPLPVSLTGSPAMVQLTMLVGVSLAIAVLFSFAVWQHRRTADRRSLRIVKSLHKQVLRQSLRKAEVEGAAAQRFHAAHLIGEHLPELQQGLSFWFRAVPRSLLMLIGCVALALMVNIWLAVLAVISAVFLWRLYQWAHGGDEHELNQWEVPRARDRMAELVGQAPMLARLQAQGVADRAFESELEALHRRLDAEDAWQGRTWPLLFLATSVATAILVLGLGINLLDTDQGLSVPSALVLGLALTGAAVAAGRLLELRRNRGAYAQATDAVYAYLQRSDQISPSEQRVGFAGVREGVEIHDVTLGDSHGRPILSHLTLDFTKRTMVSLVGTDAISTQALMELLMGFGHPSAGQVLIDGIKLLEIHPTALAKNVMWIEPSGPLWDATVDENLRGGDDQINNSDLVEALESVGIYERIQRLPEGLSTYVTAGDSALSEETTYGIGIARALLHKPPILLVKEPQPPAEHIANDACLAALRKLVDSGTLVVILPRRLQTLRESDRVVLLNGANVVGEGKHAQLLSDSDLYRHLNYLLFNPYRPKRTRGIP, encoded by the coding sequence TTGAACCCACTCCGAATGTTGACGGCACCACGCAGAGAACCCGAAGCCTCGGGGGGGCTGCTTTTTTATGTCTGGGCGATGCTGGCCGGCTTGCTGGTCCCCGTCCTCGTCGTGATGGTCGGCCTGATCGCGTTGCAGTTAGAAAAAGGCGGCCTCAGCGAACCGCTCGCGCGACTGGGAACCCACCTTTGGATTCCCCTGCCGGTGTCCTTGACCGGCTCGCCGGCGATGGTCCAGTTGACGATGCTGGTTGGCGTGTCCCTCGCAATAGCGGTGCTCTTCTCTTTCGCCGTTTGGCAACATCGACGCACGGCAGACCGGCGGTCGCTACGGATCGTCAAATCGCTCCACAAACAGGTCCTGCGTCAGAGCCTGCGGAAAGCGGAAGTCGAAGGCGCCGCGGCGCAACGTTTTCACGCCGCGCACCTGATCGGTGAACACTTGCCCGAACTGCAACAAGGCTTGTCGTTCTGGTTCCGCGCCGTTCCTCGCAGCCTGCTGATGCTCATCGGATGCGTCGCACTCGCACTGATGGTCAACATTTGGCTCGCCGTCCTGGCCGTGATCAGCGCCGTGTTTCTGTGGCGGCTGTATCAGTGGGCTCACGGAGGTGACGAGCACGAACTCAATCAATGGGAAGTCCCCCGGGCACGTGACCGGATGGCGGAATTGGTCGGGCAAGCCCCCATGCTGGCTCGACTGCAAGCTCAAGGAGTCGCGGACCGCGCATTCGAGTCCGAGTTGGAGGCGTTGCATCGGCGCCTCGACGCGGAGGACGCGTGGCAGGGCCGAACTTGGCCTCTGCTATTCTTGGCGACATCGGTTGCCACCGCGATCCTCGTCTTAGGACTCGGAATCAATTTGCTCGATACCGATCAAGGCCTCAGTGTGCCGTCGGCGCTCGTGCTCGGTCTGGCTCTGACCGGTGCCGCAGTCGCCGCCGGTCGCTTGCTAGAACTGAGACGCAATCGCGGTGCCTATGCACAAGCCACCGACGCAGTTTACGCGTACCTGCAACGCAGCGATCAAATCTCACCCAGCGAGCAACGAGTGGGTTTTGCGGGAGTTCGCGAAGGCGTTGAGATCCATGACGTGACACTGGGCGATTCCCACGGCAGGCCCATCCTCAGCCACCTCACGCTGGATTTTACCAAACGCACCATGGTGTCGTTAGTCGGTACCGATGCGATCTCCACCCAAGCCCTGATGGAATTGCTGATGGGCTTTGGGCATCCGTCGGCAGGCCAAGTCTTGATTGACGGCATCAAGTTGCTGGAGATCCACCCGACCGCGTTGGCTAAGAACGTTATGTGGATCGAACCGTCGGGGCCGCTCTGGGACGCGACCGTGGATGAAAATCTGCGTGGCGGCGACGACCAGATCAACAACTCCGACCTCGTGGAAGCACTTGAATCCGTCGGGATTTACGAGCGGATTCAACGCTTGCCCGAGGGACTGAGCACCTACGTCACCGCGGGTGATTCCGCGCTTAGCGAAGAAACCACCTACGGGATCGGCATCGCCCGTGCGTTGCTACACAAACCACCGATCTTGCTGGTCAAAGAACCTCAGCCTCCGGCGGAGCACATCGCGAACGACGCATGCTTGGCCGCACTTCGAAAACTGGTCGATTCGGGAACCTTGGTCGTGATCCTGCCACGTCGATTGCAAACGTTGCGAGAATCCGATCGCGTGGTCTTGCTCAACGGAGCCAACGTGGTCGGCGAAGGCAAACACGCGCAGTTACTCAGCGATAGCGACCTTTATCGACACTTGAATTACCTGCTATTTAATCCCTATCGCCCCAAACGCACCCGCGGCATACCCTGA
- a CDS encoding HD domain-containing protein: MSDLQRAIEIAVTAHRGQTRRDGTPYVLHPLRLMFSVESDNERIVAVLHDVVEDTSVSMDQLKSEGFTDEILAALALLTHDDGSSYEDYIDRIRPNPIARAVKLADLRDNSNLLEMPVLSEHDLTRAAKYHRAFMRLSEAT, from the coding sequence ATGAGTGATCTTCAACGTGCCATCGAAATCGCTGTGACGGCTCACCGTGGTCAAACGCGTCGAGATGGAACTCCTTACGTCCTGCATCCGTTGAGGTTGATGTTTTCGGTTGAATCCGACAACGAGAGAATCGTGGCGGTGCTGCACGATGTTGTTGAGGATACTTCTGTGTCGATGGACCAACTGAAATCGGAAGGATTCACTGACGAGATTCTCGCCGCACTTGCGTTGCTGACGCACGACGATGGCAGCAGCTACGAGGACTACATTGACAGGATCAGACCCAATCCGATCGCTCGTGCGGTCAAGTTAGCCGACCTTCGTGACAACTCCAATCTGTTGGAGATGCCCGTGCTGTCGGAACATGATCTGACTCGCGCGGCCAAGTATCACCGAGCCTTCATGCGGCTGAGTGAGGCAACCTGA
- a CDS encoding alpha-ketoglutarate-dependent dioxygenase AlkB: protein MNPLPLDCEAFFQDDFLSTEQADALFDEIVSGFDVTNKRIPMHDGTEFINETGSYLFADRELTSFDTLPAVWGARSQWTPSLEQVRDRIFSETRTCFQVARCVYYRDGSEGMEFHSDPPAYGSTARIASLSLGAEREFVFRKTAAPEEQFSVRLTSGSLLLMGAGCQETYEHGLPRDDRCREPRLNITFRMYGFDG from the coding sequence ATGAACCCACTGCCATTGGACTGTGAAGCGTTCTTCCAGGATGACTTTCTGTCTACTGAGCAGGCGGATGCTCTTTTTGATGAGATCGTTTCCGGTTTTGACGTCACCAACAAACGGATTCCGATGCACGATGGAACAGAGTTCATCAACGAAACGGGTTCCTACCTTTTTGCCGATCGCGAACTGACGTCCTTTGACACGCTGCCGGCGGTATGGGGAGCCAGATCGCAGTGGACTCCATCACTTGAACAAGTGCGGGATCGAATCTTCAGTGAGACAAGGACATGCTTTCAAGTCGCTCGATGTGTTTACTACAGGGACGGCTCCGAAGGAATGGAGTTCCACTCTGATCCTCCTGCCTATGGATCCACTGCAAGAATTGCGTCGTTGAGCCTTGGTGCTGAGCGAGAATTTGTGTTCCGAAAGACAGCGGCTCCGGAAGAACAGTTTTCGGTTCGCCTTACCTCGGGCAGCCTGCTGTTGATGGGGGCGGGATGCCAGGAAACCTACGAGCACGGGCTGCCTCGTGACGACCGATGCCGAGAACCCCGACTGAACATCACTTTCAGGATGTACGGATTCGATGGATGA
- a CDS encoding DUF5662 family protein — protein MTNAEPTREMIAFYERRTREHIERVRRCLRVMASVTDFSDDLEERARTHDASKFGPDERDAYIWLTEFHRCRVSGEPFEYPEGMEQRVRAAVDHHVSTNRHHPEFHSDPNNMTDVDLIEMVCDWTAMSQEFGQDGGSARGWADKTIGQKFMFCDERRDFIYRTIDQLDANLPHSLD, from the coding sequence ATGACCAACGCAGAGCCGACACGCGAGATGATCGCGTTCTATGAACGACGCACCCGCGAACACATCGAACGGGTGCGGCGGTGTTTACGGGTGATGGCGTCAGTCACTGATTTTTCCGACGACCTCGAGGAGCGTGCGAGAACGCACGACGCGTCAAAGTTTGGCCCCGATGAACGAGACGCTTACATCTGGCTCACCGAGTTTCATCGATGTCGCGTCAGTGGGGAACCGTTTGAGTATCCCGAAGGAATGGAACAGCGTGTTCGGGCGGCGGTGGATCACCATGTTTCAACCAACCGCCATCACCCAGAGTTCCACTCGGACCCCAACAACATGACCGATGTCGACTTGATCGAAATGGTGTGCGACTGGACCGCGATGTCTCAAGAATTCGGTCAAGATGGAGGCAGCGCTCGAGGATGGGCAGATAAGACCATTGGTCAAAAATTCATGTTCTGCGATGAACGTCGCGATTTCATCTATCGCACGATTGACCAACTCGATGCCAACCTACCCCACTCACTGGATTGA
- a CDS encoding zf-TFIIB domain-containing protein — protein MKCPHDGTELTATKYEGDIEVDQCSQCSGMWLDWQELQRIEDAREKDYSAEIKQLPDVVGSAYEMAFARSKPAIQCPKCGREMERREHGFCSQVLVDTCPTCRGTWLDGGEIEALEVFFEKTTSEAEEVRAGFFSRLSDFFS, from the coding sequence ATGAAATGCCCACATGACGGAACCGAATTGACGGCTACCAAATACGAAGGCGACATCGAAGTCGATCAGTGCAGCCAGTGCAGCGGAATGTGGCTTGACTGGCAAGAACTGCAACGCATTGAAGACGCGCGGGAAAAGGACTACTCCGCTGAAATCAAACAGCTCCCCGATGTTGTCGGCAGCGCCTACGAAATGGCGTTTGCACGTTCCAAACCTGCGATCCAGTGTCCAAAATGTGGTCGAGAGATGGAGCGGCGTGAACATGGTTTCTGTTCGCAAGTCCTAGTCGACACCTGCCCCACATGCCGAGGAACTTGGTTGGATGGTGGCGAGATCGAGGCGCTCGAGGTTTTCTTTGAGAAGACGACTTCGGAAGCCGAAGAGGTCCGCGCCGGATTCTTTTCGCGGCTGAGCGATTTTTTTAGCTGA
- a CDS encoding DUF1501 domain-containing protein, with amino-acid sequence MNLQTTTRRQLFQTCGIGLGKISLATLLAGGAASGFTGHRATAGEMILGAQLPALHHPPKIKRVIYLFMAGAPSQLDLFDHKPKLAELEGKPIPPSVIAGQRYAFIQPDAAVLGPRFRFEKHGQCGAELSSVLPHLAKVVDDLAIIRGVHTDQFNHAPAQIFVNTGSPIPGRPAMGAWLSYGIGSEADDLPGFVVLSSGGNLSGGAAMWSAGFLPGQHQGVPFRSSGDPILHVANPNGIDNQMQRGTLDLLADLNQRRQERLGVADVQSRIESYEMAYRMQSRAPELMDFSGEDDATLAMYGTNREDAGSFAKNCVLARRMAERGVRFIQLYHSGWDHHSQVEKGVQGQCRQTDQASAALIQDLKRRGMLDDTLVVWGGEFGRTPMVESSAALGRSLGRDHHPQAFTMWMAGGGIRSGQTLGQTDELGFHVVEDGVHVHDIQATILHLLGIDHEQLTFTFAGRPFRLTDIHGHVIEKLLA; translated from the coding sequence ATGAATTTGCAAACCACCACACGACGGCAGTTGTTTCAAACCTGCGGGATCGGACTGGGCAAGATTTCACTGGCCACTTTGTTGGCCGGCGGCGCCGCATCGGGATTCACAGGACATCGCGCAACCGCAGGCGAAATGATTCTTGGGGCGCAGCTCCCGGCGCTACATCATCCGCCCAAAATCAAACGCGTGATTTATCTGTTCATGGCCGGTGCACCCAGCCAGCTGGACTTGTTTGATCACAAACCCAAACTGGCGGAGTTGGAGGGAAAGCCGATTCCGCCGTCGGTCATCGCTGGCCAACGTTACGCGTTCATTCAACCCGATGCGGCGGTGTTGGGGCCAAGGTTCCGGTTTGAAAAACACGGCCAATGTGGTGCGGAGCTTTCCAGTGTCCTGCCTCACCTCGCCAAAGTCGTTGATGACTTGGCGATCATCCGAGGCGTACACACCGACCAGTTCAACCATGCTCCGGCGCAGATCTTCGTCAATACCGGCAGCCCCATTCCCGGTCGACCTGCGATGGGAGCGTGGTTGAGCTACGGAATTGGCAGCGAAGCCGATGATCTGCCCGGATTCGTCGTTCTTTCCAGCGGTGGTAACCTTTCCGGTGGTGCCGCGATGTGGTCGGCCGGGTTCCTGCCGGGGCAACACCAGGGTGTGCCTTTTCGCAGCAGCGGCGATCCGATCTTGCACGTCGCTAATCCCAACGGGATCGACAACCAGATGCAACGCGGCACGCTGGACTTGCTCGCCGATTTGAACCAACGGCGTCAAGAACGCTTGGGCGTGGCCGATGTCCAGTCGCGGATCGAGTCGTATGAGATGGCTTATCGGATGCAAAGTCGTGCGCCGGAGCTGATGGATTTCTCCGGCGAGGACGACGCGACGTTGGCGATGTACGGAACCAACCGCGAAGATGCAGGATCGTTCGCAAAGAATTGCGTGCTGGCTCGCCGCATGGCGGAGCGTGGCGTGCGTTTCATTCAGCTCTATCACAGTGGCTGGGATCACCACAGTCAAGTGGAGAAGGGAGTCCAGGGGCAGTGCCGTCAAACCGATCAAGCCAGCGCGGCGCTGATCCAAGACTTGAAACGCCGGGGAATGTTGGACGACACCTTGGTCGTCTGGGGTGGCGAGTTCGGGCGTACACCGATGGTCGAATCCAGTGCCGCGTTGGGGCGTTCGCTTGGTCGTGACCATCACCCGCAAGCGTTCACGATGTGGATGGCGGGCGGCGGGATTCGCAGCGGACAAACCTTAGGCCAAACGGATGAGCTTGGTTTCCACGTGGTGGAGGACGGCGTGCATGTGCATGACATTCAAGCCACGATCCTGCACCTGCTGGGCATCGACCATGAACAACTGACATTCACCTTTGCCGGTCGCCCCTTCCGCCTGACCGATATCCATGGTCACGTCATTGAGAAACTACTCGCTTAG
- a CDS encoding PSD1 and planctomycete cytochrome C domain-containing protein, translating to MGFPPRQLPALALLFIWLITVRPVNASDGTAVSSDADVNFNRDVRPILAKRCITCHGPDADAREADLRLDIESGSRADLGGYQAVVPGDASQSEMIVRITTDDEDLRMPPADSHAPLTQDEVAILTRWIAAGGRYEQHWSFVAPTKPAVPQVDDAAWCRNPIDRFVLAKLERSGLQPSAPATREALIRRVSMDLIGRPPSIDEVDRLLGDESPDAYERLVDRLLATQEYAERFTRPWLDLARYSDTNGYEKDRERTMWPYRDWVISAINQDMPFDQFSIEQLAGDMLSDATTQQIIATGFHRNTMLNEEGGIDPLEYRFYAMVDRVATTGTVWMGLTTGCAQCHTHKYDPITHTDYYALMALMDNADEPELDADSAEITAKRKQVQSQIASQEQLLLAEIFASDTRQHQTLRDHYAAWRATQIESATDWQTVRPTDMKSTMPHLRVTPQGSILASGDATKRDEYELTFAGSDQAKPLTAVRIEVLPHESLPASGPGMAYYEGRRGDFFLSKLTIEQSGNEVALDLASSSYGNISVGSGKADAANVLDTDNSTGWSTAGKAGEANRLVVHFAEPLDASKPWTLKLLFERHFVAALGHFRVDVTDASGQRQALPISSELESSLATNAQPDSNAEQRLQLHFLRNNEAAKSVREPLDRLRKQLPAEVRTLVMRERSPADQRETRRRHRGEYLSEKEVVSGAVPVMFTADDEESNSACEDRLDLARWLVSEDNPLVGRVVVNRQWREFFGVGIVRTAGDFGTQSESPSHQELLDWLDRDLRDSGWSLKRLHRMIVTSATYQQRIGTPPPSDPDNRLLSTFSHRRYDAERIRDAMLAASGLLTHRVGGPSVYPPQPAAVQQIAYGNPNWPTSKGGDRYRRSLYTFSKRTAPFAAFSTFDGPSGENCVARRDRSTTPLQALTLLNDEMYVEIAAALAEKVQRELKSENANPIPEQIVERMFRRLMTRSPEPWEIERIVQFYQQQQQHQNAWTLVARALMNTDEAITTP from the coding sequence ATGGGATTCCCCCCTCGCCAACTACCCGCCCTGGCTCTACTTTTCATTTGGTTGATCACGGTGCGTCCTGTCAATGCCTCGGACGGCACCGCGGTCTCGTCGGATGCCGATGTCAATTTCAACCGCGACGTGCGTCCCATCTTGGCCAAACGTTGCATCACTTGTCACGGCCCGGACGCGGACGCACGCGAAGCGGACTTGAGGCTCGACATCGAGTCGGGTTCGCGAGCTGACTTGGGTGGTTATCAAGCGGTCGTGCCGGGCGATGCATCCCAGAGCGAGATGATCGTTCGGATCACAACCGATGACGAGGACTTGCGGATGCCACCGGCGGACTCGCACGCGCCGCTGACTCAAGACGAGGTCGCCATCCTGACACGCTGGATTGCCGCAGGCGGTCGGTACGAGCAACATTGGTCATTCGTTGCACCGACCAAACCGGCGGTTCCGCAGGTCGACGACGCAGCATGGTGTCGCAATCCGATTGACCGATTTGTGCTCGCGAAACTTGAACGTTCCGGTCTGCAGCCATCCGCGCCAGCGACCAGGGAAGCTTTGATTCGTCGCGTCAGCATGGACTTGATCGGTCGGCCTCCGTCGATCGATGAAGTCGACCGGTTGCTAGGCGACGAATCACCGGATGCATACGAGCGTTTGGTCGATCGCCTGCTGGCCACCCAAGAATACGCAGAGCGTTTCACTCGCCCTTGGTTAGACTTGGCGCGATACAGCGACACCAACGGCTACGAGAAAGACCGCGAGCGCACGATGTGGCCCTACCGTGACTGGGTGATCTCGGCGATCAACCAAGACATGCCATTCGATCAGTTCTCCATTGAGCAACTCGCCGGTGACATGCTCAGCGATGCAACGACACAGCAAATCATCGCCACCGGTTTTCACCGCAACACGATGCTGAACGAAGAAGGCGGGATCGATCCGCTGGAGTATCGTTTCTATGCCATGGTGGATCGAGTCGCGACCACGGGAACCGTTTGGATGGGATTGACCACCGGTTGTGCCCAGTGCCACACGCACAAATACGATCCGATCACCCACACCGACTATTACGCGTTGATGGCGTTGATGGACAACGCGGACGAACCGGAGCTGGACGCGGATTCAGCGGAGATCACGGCAAAACGAAAACAGGTTCAGTCGCAAATCGCATCGCAAGAACAATTGCTGCTGGCGGAAATTTTTGCAAGCGACACACGGCAACATCAAACGCTCCGTGATCATTACGCCGCATGGCGAGCCACTCAAATCGAGTCCGCGACCGATTGGCAAACGGTCCGGCCGACCGACATGAAATCCACCATGCCTCACCTGCGAGTCACGCCGCAGGGTTCCATTCTCGCATCCGGCGACGCCACCAAACGCGATGAATACGAGCTGACTTTCGCGGGTTCGGATCAAGCCAAACCGTTGACGGCTGTTCGCATCGAAGTCCTGCCGCATGAATCGCTGCCCGCCAGCGGCCCAGGCATGGCGTATTACGAAGGCCGGCGCGGTGATTTCTTTCTCAGCAAATTGACAATCGAGCAAAGTGGCAACGAAGTCGCCTTGGATCTCGCCAGCAGCAGCTACGGAAACATCAGCGTGGGCAGCGGTAAAGCCGACGCGGCAAATGTACTGGACACGGACAACTCCACCGGATGGTCGACGGCTGGCAAAGCGGGCGAAGCGAATCGACTGGTGGTTCATTTCGCCGAGCCACTGGACGCGTCGAAACCTTGGACGCTGAAGCTTCTCTTTGAACGCCATTTCGTAGCCGCCCTGGGGCACTTTCGTGTCGACGTGACCGATGCATCGGGGCAACGCCAGGCGTTGCCGATCTCCAGTGAGCTGGAATCGTCACTCGCGACGAACGCTCAACCTGATTCCAATGCCGAACAAAGACTTCAGCTGCATTTCTTGCGCAACAACGAGGCCGCCAAATCCGTTCGCGAGCCCCTGGACAGGCTTCGGAAGCAACTGCCCGCGGAGGTGCGAACGCTGGTGATGCGAGAACGATCACCGGCAGATCAACGCGAAACACGTCGACGTCACCGAGGCGAATATCTCAGTGAGAAAGAAGTCGTCTCGGGTGCAGTGCCTGTCATGTTTACCGCGGACGATGAAGAGTCAAATTCGGCATGCGAGGATCGGTTGGACCTCGCACGCTGGTTGGTCAGCGAAGACAACCCGTTGGTCGGTCGTGTCGTTGTCAATCGACAATGGCGAGAGTTCTTTGGCGTCGGGATCGTCCGCACCGCTGGCGATTTTGGCACCCAAAGTGAATCGCCCTCGCATCAAGAACTACTTGATTGGCTCGACCGCGATTTGCGTGACAGCGGATGGTCACTGAAGCGTCTGCACCGCATGATTGTCACGTCGGCGACCTACCAACAGCGAATTGGAACGCCGCCTCCGTCTGATCCCGACAATCGATTGCTGTCGACTTTCAGCCACCGGCGTTACGATGCCGAACGGATTCGCGACGCGATGTTGGCCGCGTCCGGTTTGTTGACGCATCGAGTGGGCGGGCCGAGTGTTTATCCGCCACAGCCCGCTGCGGTTCAGCAAATCGCTTACGGCAATCCCAATTGGCCGACCAGCAAAGGAGGCGATCGTTACCGTCGGTCGCTGTACACGTTCAGCAAACGCACCGCGCCGTTTGCCGCCTTCTCCACATTCGATGGCCCGTCAGGTGAAAACTGTGTTGCGAGACGCGACCGCAGCACGACTCCCCTGCAAGCCTTGACGTTGCTCAACGATGAAATGTACGTCGAGATCGCCGCAGCGCTGGCCGAAAAGGTTCAGCGAGAATTGAAATCCGAAAACGCCAATCCGATTCCTGAACAAATCGTCGAAAGAATGTTTCGGCGTTTGATGACACGATCTCCCGAACCCTGGGAGATCGAACGCATCGTTCAGTTCTACCAACAGCAACAGCAACACCAAAACGCTTGGACGCTCGTGGCCCGGGCGTTGATGAACACCGACGAGGCGATCACGACACCATGA